A single region of the Streptomyces sp. NBC_01803 genome encodes:
- a CDS encoding MarR family winged helix-turn-helix transcriptional regulator codes for MPNAKLDGREDVEAVNTLRIGVQRLSRRMRHLNADRALSLAELSALGTIARCGAMTPGELARKEHVQPPSMTRIIALLQSRGLVRMEPHTEDRRQKLVVATDQAEAMIETSRAERNAWLARLAAELDDEEWAALRAAAPVLHKLAHI; via the coding sequence ATGCCCAACGCGAAGCTGGACGGCCGCGAGGACGTCGAGGCGGTGAACACGCTGCGCATCGGCGTGCAGCGGCTCTCCCGCCGTATGCGCCACCTGAACGCCGACCGCGCGCTCAGCCTCGCCGAGCTGTCCGCGCTCGGCACGATCGCCCGCTGCGGGGCCATGACCCCCGGGGAGCTGGCCCGCAAGGAGCACGTGCAGCCGCCGTCCATGACCCGCATCATCGCGTTGCTCCAGAGCCGCGGCCTGGTCCGCATGGAGCCGCACACCGAGGACCGCAGGCAGAAGCTCGTCGTCGCCACCGATCAGGCCGAGGCCATGATCGAGACGAGCCGCGCCGAGCGGAACGCCTGGCTGGCCCGGCTGGCCGCCGAGCTGGACGATGAGGAGTGGGCCGCCCTGCGCGCGGCGGCGCCCGTTCTGCACAAGCTCGCGCACATCTAG
- a CDS encoding DUF2530 domain-containing protein: MRWGEWTNGKREAPEPLEGDVGATVLVGTVVWAALFVAQVPFYGWYADHGHDWFIWTCLVGTGLGLFGLWYARRREAALRAQAARQRDQDD; the protein is encoded by the coding sequence ATGCGCTGGGGCGAGTGGACCAACGGCAAAAGAGAGGCGCCCGAGCCCCTGGAGGGCGACGTGGGCGCCACGGTCCTCGTCGGCACCGTCGTGTGGGCCGCCCTCTTCGTGGCCCAGGTCCCGTTCTACGGCTGGTATGCCGACCACGGGCACGACTGGTTCATCTGGACCTGCCTCGTCGGCACGGGACTCGGGCTCTTCGGGCTCTGGTACGCGCGCCGCCGCGAAGCCGCCCTCCGGGCTCAGGCCGCGCGGCAACGCGATCAGGACGACTGA